One part of the Lycium ferocissimum isolate CSIRO_LF1 chromosome 8, AGI_CSIRO_Lferr_CH_V1, whole genome shotgun sequence genome encodes these proteins:
- the LOC132067710 gene encoding AP2/ERF and B3 domain-containing transcription factor RAV1-like codes for MEGSSSIDQESTTSDTLSIAPATSSSTTLPVTMNKSPESLCRMGSGTSVIIDAENGVEAESRKLPSSRYKGVVPQPNGRWGAQIYEKHQRVWLGTFNEENEAARAYDVAAQRFRGRDAVTNFKPLLENQESDDVEIAFLNSHSKAEIVDMLRKHTYIDELEQSKKLFGLTKDGMIKGKDGLFSMSSFFGNNIDKVNNKAREQLFEKAVTPSDVGKLNRLVIPKQHAEKHFPLQNGNTSKGVLLNFEDLNGKVWRFRYSYWNSSQSYVLTKGWSRFVKEKNLKAGDIVSFQLSTSGDKQLYIDFKARNVAPTSAVVINQVQVPQVEMVRLFGVNICKVPTTISNVIVTDNNNTNNNNMTSCGGGKRRMEMELLTFESCRKKQRVIIDAL; via the coding sequence atggaaggtAGTAGCAGCATAGATCAAGAGAGCACAACCAGTGACACTCTCTCCATTGCTCCGGCGACATCATCGTCAACGACTTTACCGGTGACGATGAATAAGTCGCCGGAAAGTCTTTGCCGGATGGGAAGTGGAACAAGTGTGATAATTGATGCTGAAAATGGTGTTGAGGCTGAATCAAGAAAGCTCCCATCTTCAAGGTACAAAGGTGTGGTCCCACAACCAAATGGTCGCTGGGGTGCACAAATCTATGAGAAGCACCAAAGGGTTTGGTTAGGCACATTCAACGAGGAAAATGAAGCAGCAAGGGCTTATGACGTCGCGGCCCAGAGGTTCAGGGGCCGCGATGCTGTAACTAATTTCAAGCCCTTGCTTGAAAATCAAGAAAGCGATGACGTGGAGATTGCTTTCTTGAACTCGCATTCCAAGGCGGAAATCGTTGACATGCTACGTAAACACACGTATATTGATGAACTTGAACAAAGCAAGAAATTATTTGGATTGACTAAAGATGGTatgataaaaggaaaagatggACTTTTTAGTATGAGTTCATTTTTTGGTAACAATATTGACAAAGTCAACAACAAAGCGCGTGAACAGCTATTTGAAAAAGCTGTTACACCAAGTGATGTTGGGAAACTCAATAGGCTTGTGATTCCAAAACAACATGCTGAGAAACATTTTCCATTGCAAAATGGAAATACTTCAAAAGGGGTTCTGTTGAattttgaagatttgaatgGGAAAGTTTGGAGGTTTAGATATTCCTACTGGAATAGTAGCCAAAGTTACGTTTTAACAAAAGGGTGGAGTCGCTTTGTTAAGGAGAAAAACTTGAAGGCGGGCGATATTGTGAGTTTCCAGCTATCCACGAGCGGAGATAAGCAATTGTACATTGATTTCAAGGCAAGAAATGTGGCCCCCACAAGTGCAGTCGTTATTAATCAAGTTCAAGTTCCACAAGTAGAGATGGTGAGATTATTCGGAGTTAATATATGCAAGGTACCAACAACTATAAGCAATGTTATTGTTACTGATAATAATAACAccaataacaataatatgacTAGTTGCGGTGGGGGCAAAAGGAGGATGgagatggaattgttgacatttGAGTCATGTAGGAAGAAACAAAGGGTCATTATTGATGCCTTGTAA